In a single window of the Spodoptera frugiperda isolate SF20-4 chromosome 19, AGI-APGP_CSIRO_Sfru_2.0, whole genome shotgun sequence genome:
- the LOC118281174 gene encoding uncharacterized protein LOC118281174, which yields MKDYNVLYCLIILLITLHHTQQRKTRLRTGETIKPINAGEKFNVTQFLNSIMKDAKRIELKRKLKHVKPSENFENNYDLMAGHRRFDDDEDVDELTYGLIDGVELRHPLVED from the exons ATGAAAGACTACAATGTCttgtattgtttaataatattattaatca CCCTTCATCACACACAGCAAAGAAAAACAAGACTACGGACCGGCGAAACTATAAAACCGATCAACGCTGGTGAAAAATTCAACGTAACCCAATTTCTAAACAGTATTATGAAAGACGCCAAACGTATAGAACTAAAACGTAAACTGAAGCATGTAAAGCCGAGTGAAAACTTTGAGAATAATTATGATCTGATGGCTGGTCATCGAAggtttgatgatgatgaggatgtTGATGAGCTGACGTATGGTCTGATTGATGGTGTGGAGTTGAGACATCCGTTGGTCGAGGACTGA
- the LOC118277265 gene encoding uncharacterized protein LOC118277265: protein MSEQLVANELLAFLQQKLDVMDEVSAVQICASNFSEPDVAASKQLLFRLLNKSDQMVSRRRDGTKKSIQDIITLLKETDPDDVPTFVAKDLNKLPPVTFDHVDVTSLLKDIVFLKASLADVQRKLDASQVAVADLRSELNELRKSATVTGSPATGASNVNMRRGACLEVSGASFASAVLSPSPRSPPNAEPAQCAPRAPRCPAPVPVGPPRTAARPLDQLLNSAASTKHQGVRRDYASVAGSSVGATRKPIIVKGTDQADEDGFVTVQRKKRRQRTNKNRCGTAPAESNIKIRAAKPNIPVYISRLHYTTKAEDIVEYVRQKLKYAPRVQLLESRHNANFKAFVVRVPTCFLHLVLDENFWPQGVVFRRFRGQVPLERTVT from the coding sequence ATGAGTGAACAACTTGTGGCGAATGAACTGCTGGCGTTCCTGCAGCAAAAGCTGGACGTGATGGATGAGGTGTCCGCTGTCCAGATCTGCGCATCGAACTTCAGCGAGCCTGACGTCGCTGCTTCCAAGCAGCTCCTGTTCCGGTTGCTGAACAAGAGCGACCAGATGGTGTCCCGCCGGCGTGACGGGACAAAGAAGAGCATACAAGACATTATCACGCTGCTAAAAGAGACCGATCCGGACGACGTGCCTACGTTTGTGGCGAAGGATCTTAACAAGCTCCCACCCGTCACCTTCGACCACGTCGACGTAACAAGCCTGTTGAAGGACATCGTCTTTCTGAAGGCAAGTCTGGCGGATGTGCAGCGGAAGTTGGATGCATCCCAGGTTGCTGTGGCTGATTTGCGCAGCGAACTCAACGAGTTGCGTAAATCGGCAACGGTAACTGGGTCACCGGCAACGGGTGCATCGAACGTAAACATGCGGCGCGGAGCGTGCCTCGAGGTATCGGGTGCAAGTTTCGCGTCAGCAGTTTTGTCGCCATCGCCGCGGTCACCGCCGAATGCTGAGCCGGCACAGTGCGCGCCTCGTGCGCCCCGCTGCCCCGCTCCCGTCCCTGTGGGTCCTCCCCGCACCGCCGCTCGACCGCTCGACCAGCTGCTTAATTCTGCAGCCTCGACGAAACATCAAGGTGTTCGTCGAGATTATGCCAGCGTCGCCGGTAGCTCAGTTGGTGCTACAAGGAAGCCTATTATCGTCAAGGGTACCGATCAGGCTGATGAGGATGGGTTCGTGACGGTGCAAAGGAAGAAACGCCGTCAGCGAACTAACAAGAATCGCTGTGGCACGGCTCCTGCGGAGTCTAACATCAAAATCCGTGCTGCAAAGCCGAATATCCCGGTGTACATCTCCCGCCTACACTACACCACTAAGGCGGAGGACATTGTGGAGTACGTGCGTCAGAAGCTGAAGTACGCCCCGAGAGTGCAGCTGCTGGAGTCGCGCCATAATGCCAACTTTAAGGCGTTCGTGGTGCGAGTGCCAACGTGTTTCCTGCACCTCGTGTTGGACGAAAACTTCTGGCCACAGGGCGTGGTGTTCCGTCGCTTCCGCGGACAAGTGCCACTCGAGCGCACAGTGACGTAG
- the LOC126911784 gene encoding uncharacterized protein LOC126911784: MALTNRNPEQSVIHYASKKHRQPNHSNNPPYPIPPRHHQPYNHSNDSLFIPPIPPNPPVRNQPIDPENWLNNPPSHPTANLNPPNPIPPAPPRQPQPYNHSNDSLFIPPVSPTPPVRNQPMDPENWLNNPPSHPTANFNPPNPIPPRQPQPNNHSNDSLFIPHVPPTPPVRNQPIDPENWLNNPPSHPTANLNPSLLSSVDYWSQHPAHPNYVSPQQPNYPFNSNYTPVQTRAPTPIEMHYSRNVPSRLEHQLPEMYRPIRHSAYPQWFSVFDTPQRTSPTVPPTFNLNHLRENDDGVNETIPSSSPVSSEFRTAPYTSPERPPIPRSTLPLDLSIRRRQSPIDDDQIPRFDIPSTTVSTPSDCTPYYNYPAGLSISDSDTPPYNLISNLTPQYPARTSTVTSPANSRRSQRHTHSGSSCSTLPPLRISETPSDTPMPPRIRTPVGLRSPKLLPPNNSIAPQNPNRDSPITPYLNNERRTPSPIQHDTVPQLSPSLIGLPNYNTYSYNFFSQPQSSVSPIPSPTIPPSHTISSNPNMVSNYAPLSSDNLVFSNNVKFPIRRSSLLLDHILATTSPPIVRPQRPHSTSSSINNNIDSASQSSLPSIAPYSISPIPNRSQNPNSTDTLQMLKFALRYTGPSYIPSTSENYNPTATVDHNGSAEVQSCIDFPQALPIHEPNPSVSPSLISNQANSPEMENPSSPLPVERYITAEPQYPIPNMYESSIPFMSPYYAMLPERQSPSPQLQSQQVPISQRKCKVVSSQRESHGPLAPTLGQLMSSHIESHSPLVESVGQPMSSQTESHSALIKTLVRL, from the exons atggCTCTCACAAACAGGAACCCGGAACAATCAGTAATTCACTATGCATCGAAAAAACACCGTCAACCAAATCATTCTAATAATCCACCCTATCCCATCCCCCCAAGACATCATCAACCATATAATCATTCCAATGATTCACTATTCATCCCGCCCATTCCACCCAACCCTCCCGTCCGCAATCAACCCATCGATCCAGAAAATTGGCTTAATAATCCCCCTTCACATCCAACTGCTAACTTAAATCCACCCAACCCCATCCCCCCCGCCCCCCCAAGACAACCTCAACCGTATAATCATTCCAATGATTCACTATTCATCCCCCCCGTTTCACCCACTCCTCCCGTCCGCAATCAACCCATGGATCCAGAAAATTGGCTTAATAATCCCCCTTCACATCCAACTGCTAACTTCAATCCACCCAATCCCATCCCCCCAAGACAACCTCAACCAAATAATCATTCCAATGATTCACTATTCATCCCCCACGTTCCACCCACTCCTCCCGTCCGCAATCAACCCATCGATCCAGAAAATTGGCTTAATAATCCCCCTTCACATCCAACTGCTAACTTAAATCCATCTTTACTATCTTCTGTTGACTACTGGTCACAGCATCCTGCTCATCCGAATTACGTTAGTCCTCAACAGCCTAATTACCCCTTTAACTCCAATTACACTCCCGTTCAAACTCGAGCCCCTACCCCCATCGAAATGCATTACAGTCGCAACGTTCCGTCTAGATTGGAGCACCAATTACCTGAAATGTATCGTCCGATACGACACAGTGCATATCCTCAATGGTTCTCAGTGTTTGATACGCCTCAACGCACGTCTCCTACAGTCCCACCCACCTTTAACTTAAATCATTTGAGAGAAAATGATGATGGGGTTAATGAAACAATTCCATCTAGTAGTCCAGTATCATCAGAGTTCAGAACTGCTCCATACACGTCCCCTGAACGACCTCCTATTCCTAGGTCCACATTACCTCTTGATCTTTCAATACGTCGAAGACAAAGTCCCATTGATGACGACCAAATACCCAGATTTGATATACCTTCGACAACTGTTTCAACCCCTTCTGATTGCACACCATATTACAATTATCCTGCAGGTCTTTCTATCTCGGATAGCGACACGCCTCCATATAACCTGATTTCCAATCTGACTCCTCAGTACCCCGCCCGCACGTCCACAGTCACATCTCCAGCCAACTCCAGGCGTTCTCAAAGACACACTCATTCAGGGTCCTCCTGTTCCACTCTTCCGCCGCTGCGTATTTCCGAAACACCATCTGATACACCTATGCCTCCTCGCATACGCACACCAGTAGGTCTTCGGTCCCCCAAGCTCTTGCCTCCCAATAACTCTATCGCACCTCAAAATCCAAACCGTGATTCACCTATTACTCCCTACCTTAATAATGAACGCCGAACGCCCTCCCCCATCCAACATGACACTGTTCCCCAACTATCCCCTAGCTTAATCGGACTTCCAAACTATAATACATATAGTTATAACTTTTTTTCCCAACCTCAGTCCTCCGTTTCACCCATACCTTCGCCAACTATTCCTCCTTCTCACACAATTTCTTCAAATCCAAATATGGTTTCCAATTATGCACCTTTGTCATCTGATAATCTTGTGTTTAGCAATAATGTCAAGTTTCCTATAAGGCGCTCTTCTCTTTTATTGGACCATATATTGGCCACCACTTCGCCGCCCATAGTTCGCCCTCAAAGACCTCACTCTACCTCATCTTCAATTAACAACAATATTGATTCAGCATCTCAGTCCTCTCTTCCATCTATAGCTCCTTATTCAATTTCTCCTATACCAAATCGGTCACAAAATCCCAACTCAACTGATACTTTACAAATGTTAAAATTTGCGCTTCGCTATACGGGTCCTAGTTATATTCCTTCTACGAGTGAAAATTACAACCCGACTGCAACTGTTGACCATAACGGTTCTGCTGAAGTTCAATCCTGCATAGATTTTCCACAAGCTCTTCCAATACATGAGCCCAACCCATCTGTTTCCCCTTCCCTAATTTCTAACCAAGCTAACTCTCCTGAAATGGAGAACCCAAGCTCACCTCTACCTGTTGAACGCTACATTACCGCTGAACCTCAATACCCTATACCAAATATGTATGAGTCATCTATTCCATTTATGTCACCGTACTACGCTATGCTACCAGAAAGGCAGAGCCCTAGTCCACAGTTGCAGTCACAACAGGTGCCCATTAGTCAACGTAAATGTAAAGTAGTGTCTTCTCAAAGAGAAAGCCATGGTCCGCTTGCACCAACGCTTGGTCAACTAATGTCTTCTCACATTGAAAGTCATAGTCCGCTTGTAGAATCAGTTGGTCAACCAATGTCTTCCCAAACAGAAAGTCATAGTGCGCTTATAAAAACACTTG TCCGCTTGTAG
- the LOC126911785 gene encoding mucin-5AC-like produces MSSQTVSHSPLVDPSLGQPMSSQTVSHSPLVESLGQPMSAQTVSHSPLVDPSLGQPMSAQTVSHSPLVDPSLGQLMSSHIESHSPLVESVGQPMSSQTESHSALIKTLASKLKTSQLGRRNPVDQTLLVELMDSLRESHSPLVPTSSGQLMSSRNESRSQLVQSLGQPMSSPRESPTLHLPTLTDPPTPHNTSSSLQSPNPLPPSPINPPTNIMHQEQMAHSDLAIPLTSLNIQSSTSVQSLPNNLSGNTNTHQSPPTVSHVLQDDNDHLQTQMPIEPVSKILFIIPPTHTISRKRRNTESPVRSLSDSPTTEDYVICRKRLSLHSPLPSSSFMFNAPEEPDIPTSPSPVPINYSMTSPQDLNSSILSQLECSVESIPTVAANDTSESQDSQSPTVIDYSCTFAPVPSPSVPLITPTAPSPRQNSSSPKATDQSTSSQSQFSVTPVTMSSINSNPSVPLNATCSHPQPSKTPLPSSSSPPQTLNDPIPQPTLNSSSPIPPKRPTSAPPLLTFNNTVNPPLPPDDNVYLSQSPVNPELLATVPLISPTDTLPVDPQYPVLHIPSPTHSELTDDIVSEFDSQCSQMTAGENVLEQPHAPTIPLRVPTTTPDDTTPQLRNENPVPNSPIIVPIRPKHPGPLPRKWRSDYTHVRSNDNVPPRPDCQISVPQSSSTGSPETVTPQIQNNEDGSQYIVFSTPQSPDSPQPETSIPLVIVPYEFPSISLRTSPASTGRASAPPVEEWDVAPSVNSPSPRDVISIDSLLSSSSDTVSSQRRESNSSISDDSDSSAPQSPSSPLPHSERESLSSASQSPTPLPPNNMSPHRSRSDSSESEHQDLTSSDDDVASGNISSPEPPSPTPSSPTASHPVPLSSHSSSSNSSPSPPPSSIPLSPVPLSSTSSSSNPSPSPSTLPAPIPSPAPPVPPSSTPSSLNPSPSIPLSLIPLPPVPLSSAPLPPYPPPPPPPSTPSSSNPRPPVLLSSAPLPPYPPPSTPHQIPGHIYHPLSPNPSPDSHATHSSILYSCITKYFSTNFSDCVRRQ; encoded by the exons ATGTCTTCTCAAACAGTAAGCCATAGTCCGCTTGTAGACCCGTCACTTGGTCAACCAATGTCTTCTCAAACAGTAAGCCATAGTCCGCTTGTAGAATCACTTGGTCAACCAATGTCTGCTCAAACAGTAAGCCATAGTCCGCTTGTAGACCCGTCACTTGGTCAACCAATGTCTGCTCAAACAGTAAGCCATAGTCCGCTTGTAGACCCGTCGCTTGGTCAACTAATGTCTTCTCACATTGAAAGTCATAGTCCGCTTGTAGAATCAGTTGGTCAACCAATGTCTTCCCAAACAGAAAGTCATAGTGCGCTTATAAAAACATTAGCTAGTAAACTAAAGACTTCTCAACTAGGAAGACGTAATCCGGTTGATCAAACATTACTTGTTGAACTAATGGATTCTCTAAGAGAAAGCCATAGTCCGCTTGTACCAACATCATCTGGTCAATTAATGTCTTCTCGAAATGAAAGCCGTAGTCAGCTTGTACAATCACTTGGTCAACCAATGTCTTCTCCAAGAGAAAGCCCTACTTTACATTTACCTACGCTCACTGATCCACCTACCCCCCACAATACATCTTCTAGCCTTCAGTCTCCCAATCCTTTGCCTCCATCTCCCATTAATCCTCCCACTAACATCATGCATCAAGAGCAAATGGCACATAGCGATTTAGCAATACCTCTTACGTCTTTAAATATTCAGTCTTCCACATCTGTACAATCATTGCCAAATAATCTGTCTGGTAATACCAACACCCATCAATCTCCGCCCACCGTTTCACATGTATTACAAGACGATAATGACCATCTCCAAACTCAAATGCCCATTGAAccagtttcaaaaatattattcatcatACCTCCTACCCACACGATTTCCAGAAAAAGGCGAAATACCGAATCACCAGTACGTAGCTTGTCAGACTCGCCTACTACAGAAGACTATGTCATTTGCAGAAAAAGACTGAGCCTACACTCGCCTTTACCTAGCAGTTCGTTTATGTTTAATGCTCCAGAAGAGCCCGACATTCCTACCTCTCCGTCACCAGTACCTATTAATTACAGCATGACTTCTCCACAAGATTTAAATTCATCAATCTTATCACAACTTGAGTGCTCCGTGGAGTCAATTCCTACCGTAGCCGCTAACGACACATCCGAATCGCAAGATTCCCAGTCACCTACTGTTATCGATTACTCCTGTACCTTCGCCCCTGTTCCTTCACCATCAGTTCCTCTTATAACTCCCACGGCGCCTTCTCCAAGGCAAAATTCCAGTTCACCTAAAGCTACTGACCAAAGTACGTCATCACAGTCTCAATTTTCCGTAACACCTGTAACAATGTCCTCAATTAACTCCAATCCGTCAGTACCTTTGAATGCTACATGTTCACATCCTCAACCTTCTAAAACTCCTTTACCTTCATCATCAAGTCCTCCTCAAACTCTTAATGACCCAATACCTCAACCAACACTAAACTCCAGTTCACCAATCCCTCCTAAACGTCCAACATCAGCACCTcctttattaacttttaataacACAGTGAATCCGCCATTACCTCCAGACGACAATGTCTATTTGTCTCAGTCCCCCGTTAATCCCGAACTCTTGGCGACAGTTCCTCTTATATCCCCTACTGACACACTACCCGTTGATCCACAATACCCCGTCCTTCACATACCTTCACCAACACACTCTGAACTCACTGACGACATTGTATCTGAATTTGATAGTCAGTGTTCACAAATGACTGCTGGAGAAAATGTTTTGGAACAGCCACATGCCCCAACTATTCCTCTACGTGTGCCAACTACAACCCCTGATGACACCACGCCTCAATTGCGGAATGAGAACCCAGTGCCTAATTCCCCAATTATTGTTCCTATCCGCCCTAAACACCCTGGCCCTCTACCCCGTAAATGGCGAAGTGATTATACACATGTAAGATCCAATGACAATGTGCCTCCCCGACCTGATTGCCAAATCTCCGTTCCTCAATCAAGTTCCACTGGATCCCCTGAAACGGTGACTCCTCAAATACAAAACAACGAAGACGGTTCACAATATATAGTCTTCTCGACCCCACAATCCCCAGACTCCCCACAGCCTGAGACGTCTATTCCTCTCGTTATAGTTCCCTACGAGTTCCCTAGTATTTCACTGCGTACCTCCCCCGCTTCTACTGGTAGAGCTTCAGCCCCACCAGTAGAAGAGTGGGATGTAGCTCCATCAGTAAATTCTCCGTCTCCTAGAGATGTCATATCAATTGATAGTTTATTAAGTTCATCAAGCGATACCGTTTCTTCCCAAAGGCGGGAGTCTAATTCAAGTATATCTGACGATAGCGACTCGTCTGCACCCCAGTCCCCAAGTTCTCCTTTACCTCATTCTGAACGTGAGTCTCTCAGTTCCGCATCACAGTCACCAACTCCTTTGCCTCCCAACAACATGTCTCCCCATCGGAGCAGATCCGATTCATCTGAATCCGAACACCAAGATCTTACTTCATCCGACGATGACGTTGCTTCTGGTAATATATCTTCTCCTGAACCTCCGTCACCCACTCCTTCATCTCCCACTGCCTCACACCCCGTTCCTCTGTCTTCTCATTCTTCATCCTCAAATTCCTCACCCTCACCTCCGCCATCTTCGATCCCCTTGTCTCCCGTTCCTCTTTCCTCGACTTCTTCATCCTCAAATCCCTCACCCTCACCCTCAACTCTTCCAGCTCCAATTCCCTCACCAGCACCACCCGTTCCTCCATCCTCTACTCCTTCATCTCTAAATCCCTCACCCTCAATACCTCTATCTCTGATTCCCTTACCACCTGTTCCTCTATCATCTGCTCCTTTACCCCCATATCCCCCACCCCCACCCCCACCCTCAACTCCTTCATCGTCAAATCCCAGGCCACCCGTTCTTCTATCATCTGCTCCTTTACCCCCATATCCCCCACCCTCAACTCCTCACCAAATCCCAGGCCACATCTATCATCCTCTATCACCAAATCCCAG CCCCGATTCCCACGCCACCCATTCCTCCATCCTCTACTCTTGCATCACCAAATACTTCAGCACCAATTTCTCCGACTGCGTCCGAAGACAGTAA
- the LOC126911870 gene encoding uncharacterized protein LOC126911870 yields MPPSLIPSAPIPPSSTLSPPNTSAPISPSTSEDSNNYVQSQTITLSEDDVAPEILNPPEPLSPKHSSPIPSPPVPTSSIPSSNSSPSPPPASIPSPPVLQSSTLLPPDSSTSMPPSLIPSAPIPPSSTLSPPNTSAPIPPSTSGDSNNYVQPQSLTSSDDNIAPETLNPPKLPSSNPSPIPSAPVPTSSIPSSNSSPPMPPPSVPPSSTTSSPITRESPTTLIQPPKFSMSPSGVVVAEHANINVPSNPEQYQPSTSALPSVPQNTSEDIVTQPPIVVKISLSKIKPTFPLKSLLLCPISPETPSTSDSNCSPPIPNPNIIRAPQPLNVNPLPSTAHAPPTPPERQSSTMPNLSPLHLNITASQFFNTFLPSPPHSESPRHTNPDQTRPSTGFEAAYASSLASMTRVRPAPVLFRPLPAIRPRPRSLQVNQVNTEPFIPTVVLAPVRFSSVDDIPQHLIIKPPSPTPDSIPPKPPDPQNKKDS; encoded by the coding sequence ATGCCTCCATCCCTGATTCCCTCGGCCCCCATTCCTCCATCCTCTACTCTTTCACCCCCAAACACTTCAGCACCAATTTCTCCGTCTACATCCGAAGACAGTAACAATTATGTTCAATCCCAAACAATTACTTTATCCGAGGATGACGTTGCTCCTGAAATCCTTAATCCTCCTGAACCTCTGTCCCCTAAACATTCATCTCCCATTCCGTCACCCCCCGTTCCTACATCGTCTATTCCTTCCTCCAATTCCTCACCCTCACCTCCACCAGCCTCGATTCCCTCGCCACCCGTTCTTCAATCCTCTACTCTTTTACCCCCTGATTCCTCAACCTCAATGCCTCCATCCCTGATTCCCTCGGCCCCCATTCCTCCATCCTCTACTCTTTCACCCCCAAACACTTCAGCACCAATTCCTCCGTCTACATCTGGAGACAGTAACAATTATGTTCAACCCCAAAGTCTTACTTCGTCTGACGATAACATTGCTCCTGAAACCCTTAATCCTCCTAAACTTCCGTCCTCCAATCCTTCTCCCATTCCGTCGGCCCCCGTTCCTACATCGTCTATTCCTTCCTCCAATTCCTCACCCCCAATGCCGCCACCCTCGGTTCCTCCATCCTCTACTACTTCGTCCCCAATCACCAGAGAATCCCCAACCACCCTAATACAACCACCGAAATTTTCAATGTCCCCTTCAGGCGTTGTAGTTGCTGAACATGCCAATATTAACGTTCCTTCTAATCCTGAACAATATCAACCCTCAACTTCTGCTCTACCTTCAGTGCCACAAAACACATCTGAGGACATTGTGACACAACCACCAATTGTTGTCAAAATTTCACTCTCCAAGATTAAACCGACCTTTCCTTTAAAATCACTGCTGCTATGCCCTATTTCTCCTGAAACACCATCCACAAGTGATTCTAATTGCTCGCCTCCTATTCCTAATCCAAACATTATTCGAGCACCTCAACCCCTAAATGTTAATCCCCTGCCCTCTACTGCTCATGCACCCCCTACTCCTCCTGAAAGACAATCCTCCACAATGCCTAATCTATCTCCACTTCATTTAAATATCACTGCTTCTCAATTCTTCAATACTTTCCTGCCGTCCCCTCCGCACTCTGAATCTCCTAGACATACAAACCCTGATCAAACTCGCCCCTCTACTGGTTTTGAAGCGGCATACGCCTCTTCACTTGCATCTATGACCAGAGTCCGTCCAGCACCTGTTCTATTTCGTCCGCTACCAGCCATCCGACCCAGGCCTCGTAGTCTTCAAGTAAATCAAGTAAATACAGAACCTTTTATACCAACAGTTGTCTTGGCTCCCGTACGTTTCTCGTCAGTCGACGATATACCTCAACACCTAATTATTAAACCTCCATCTCCCACACCTGACAGTATCCCTCCAAAACCTCCTGatcctcaaaataaaaaagattccTGA